From Dermochelys coriacea isolate rDerCor1 chromosome 23, rDerCor1.pri.v4, whole genome shotgun sequence, one genomic window encodes:
- the RAB4B gene encoding ras-related protein Rab-4B: MSESYDFLFKFLVIGSAGTGKSCLLHQFIENKFKQDSNHTIGVEFGSKVVNVGGKTVKLQIWDTAGQERFRSVTRSYYRGAAGALLAYDITSRETYNALTNWLTDARTLASPSIVIILCGNKKDLDADREVTFLEASRFAQENELMFLETSALTGENVEEAFLKCARTILNKIESGELDPERMGSGIQYGDASLRHLRQPRGAQTQSKQPCSC; the protein is encoded by the exons atgtccGAGAGCTACG ATTTCCTCTTCAAGTTCCTTGTGATAGGAAGTGCCGGTACTGGGAAGTCCTGTCTCCTGCATCAGTTTATAGAGAATAAAT TCAAGCAGGATTCCAACCACACGATCGGAGTGGAGTTTGGGTCGAAGGTGGTTAACGTTGGTGGGAAAACGGTGAAACTGCAGATCTGGGATACGGCAGGACAAGAACGGTTTAG GTCGGTGACTCGGAGCTACTACCGGGGTGCTGCTGGGGCCCTGCTGGCGTACGACATCACCAG CCGGGAGACCTACAACGCGCTGACCAACTGGCTGACGGACGCCCGGACCCTCGCCAGCCCCAGCATCGTCATCATCCTCTGTGGGAACAAGAAGGACCTGGATGCGGACCGGGAAGTGACCTTCCTGGAAGCCTCCCGCTTCGCACAAGAGAACG AACTCATGTTCCTGGAGACCAGCGCGCTGACCGGGGAGAACGTAGAAGAAGCTTTCTTAAAATGTGCCAGGACCATACTAAACAAAATTGAATCAG GCGAGCTGGACCCCGAGAGGATGGGCTCAGGAATCCAGTACGGAGACGCCTCCTTGCGCCACCTGAGACAGCCCCGCGGGGCCCAAACCCAGAGCAAGCAGCCATGCAGCTGCTAA
- the LOC119847140 gene encoding rho-related GTP-binding protein RhoU-like — MAPQELPPEYPPAPPVPPHRPPPGRELQCVLLGDGAVGKTSLAVSYSANGYPARYVPTALDRFSAVVQVDSAPVRLHLCDTAGQDEFDTLRRLCYPKADVFLLCFSVVAPTSFQNVGEKWVPELCRLRPTAPLLLVGTQCDLRQDVQVLIQLAQRREKPVAEPVARALAQKVGAVGYVECSALTQQNLKEVFDTAILAGLRHAEARGRRARSTAGKVRALSKAWWKKYICMR, encoded by the exons CCCCGCACCGGCCCCCGCCCGGCCGGGAGCTGCAGTGCGTCCTGCTGGGGGACGGCGCCGTGGGCAAGACCAGCCTGGCGGTGAGCTACAGCGCCAACGGGTACCCGGCCCGCTACGTGCCCACGGCGCTGGACCGCTTCTCGG CCGTGGTGCAGGTGGACAGCGCCCCCGTGAGGCTGCATCTCTGTGACACGGCGGGGCAG gacgAGTTTGACACGCTGCGACGGCTTTGTTACCCCAAGGCGGACGTCTTCCTTCTCTGCTTCAGCGTGGTGGCCCCCACCTCCTTCCAGAACGTGGGGGAGAAGTGGGTGCCAGAGCTGTGCCGGCTCCGCCCCActgcccccttgctgctggtgggCACCCAGTGCGACCTGCGCCAGGACGTCCAGGTGCTCATCCAGCTGGCCCAGCGCCGGGAAAAGCCGGTGGCTGAGCCGGTGGCCCGGGCGCTGGCCCAGAAAGTGGGGGCCGTGGGCTACGTGGAGTGCTCGGCGCTGACCCAGCAGAACCTCAAGGAGGTGTTCGACACGGCCATCCTGGCGGGGCTGCGGCATGCCGAGGCCCGGGGCCGGCGGGCGCGGAGCACGGCCGGCAAGGTGCGGGCGCTCTCCAAGGCCTGGTGGAAGAAGTACATCTGTATGCGGTAG